A genome region from Nocardia sp. NBC_00565 includes the following:
- a CDS encoding TetR/AcrR family transcriptional regulator, with product MPRTGPRVSYQEAARDLLRTSVLDSMRELLTERDWSKITLGDVATRAGVSRQTLYNEFGSRAGLAQSYALRLADDLVDHVGAAIDGNVDDARAAFEEGLRDFFQAAAADPLVRSLLAGEVKLDLLRLITLDAEPLLEHATARLSIAFQHSWVRATAIESDVLAQALVRIALSYIPTPPAPGRNAPAELSAVFSPYVEAILAARERR from the coding sequence ATGCCGCGCACCGGACCGAGGGTTTCCTATCAGGAGGCAGCGCGGGACCTCCTGCGCACCTCTGTGCTGGATTCGATGCGCGAGCTGCTCACCGAACGGGACTGGTCGAAGATCACCCTCGGCGACGTCGCCACCCGGGCCGGGGTGAGCAGGCAGACCCTCTACAACGAATTCGGTTCGCGCGCCGGGCTGGCGCAGTCCTACGCGCTGCGCCTGGCCGACGATCTGGTCGATCACGTCGGCGCCGCCATCGACGGCAATGTCGACGACGCGCGCGCCGCGTTCGAAGAGGGGCTGCGCGATTTCTTCCAGGCGGCCGCCGCCGACCCGCTGGTGCGGTCGCTGCTCGCGGGTGAGGTGAAGCTGGATCTGTTGCGGCTCATCACCCTTGATGCCGAGCCGTTGCTCGAGCATGCCACCGCGCGGCTGTCCATCGCGTTCCAGCACAGCTGGGTGCGGGCGACGGCCATCGAATCGGATGTGCTCGCGCAGGCCCTCGTGCGCATTGCGTTGAGCTACATCCCCACGCCGCCCGCACCGGGACGCAATGCGCCCGCTGAGTTGAGTGCCGTATTCAGTCCGTACGTCGAGGCAATCCTGGCGGCCCGGGAGCGGCGCTAG
- a CDS encoding rubredoxin — MSEYKLFQCIQCGFEYDEAKGWPEDGIEPGTRWDDIPDDWSCPDCGAAKADFYMVEIERS, encoded by the coding sequence ATGAGCGAATACAAGCTGTTTCAATGCATCCAGTGCGGCTTCGAGTACGACGAGGCCAAGGGCTGGCCGGAGGACGGGATCGAGCCCGGCACCCGCTGGGACGATATTCCCGACGACTGGTCCTGCCCGGACTGCGGCGCGGCCAAGGCCGACTTCTACATGGTCGAGATCGAACGGTCGTGA
- a CDS encoding rubredoxin: protein MSAFRCPVCDYVYDELKGAPHEGFPAGTAWETVPDDWCCPDCGVREKIDFEPVGVRK from the coding sequence ATGAGTGCGTTTCGTTGCCCGGTTTGCGATTACGTCTACGACGAGCTGAAAGGCGCGCCACACGAAGGGTTTCCGGCGGGCACTGCGTGGGAAACCGTTCCCGACGACTGGTGCTGCCCCGACTGCGGTGTGCGCGAGAAGATCGACTTCGAACCTGTAGGAGTCCGAAAATGA
- a CDS encoding alkane 1-monooxygenase, with protein MSTETHTSDRQVAATDWRDRKRYMWLWGLFAPTGLFTIALPLIWAFNEFGWHRLAQVPFWLGPVLVYVLIPLADIFFGPDGDNPPDEVMEYLENDKYYRYLTYLYLPFQYATLILAAYLITADNVSWLGIDGGLHLVDKIGLALTVGIIGGIGINTAHELGHKKVDLERWLSRIALAQSCYGHFYIEHNRGHHVRVATPEDPASSRVGESFWAFWPRTVWGGFRSSWRLEKIRLERLGKKPWSPRNEVLSAWLMSVALYAVLIAVFGIGLLPYLILQAVVGFSLLEAVNYLEHYGLVRQRTASGRYERPAPVHSWNSDHIVTNIFLYHLQRHSDHHAYPTRRYQTLRSWDGAPNLPSGYASMILLAYFPPLWRRVMDKRVLAHYGGDITRANIHPAKRDKVIARYGAAGSGA; from the coding sequence ATGTCCACGGAAACCCATACGTCCGACCGTCAGGTCGCGGCGACCGACTGGCGCGACCGCAAGCGATACATGTGGCTGTGGGGGCTGTTCGCGCCGACCGGCCTGTTCACCATCGCCCTGCCGCTGATCTGGGCGTTCAACGAATTCGGCTGGCACAGGCTGGCCCAGGTCCCGTTCTGGCTCGGCCCGGTGCTGGTCTACGTGCTGATCCCGCTGGCCGACATCTTCTTCGGCCCGGACGGCGACAACCCGCCCGACGAGGTGATGGAGTACCTGGAGAACGACAAGTACTACCGCTACCTCACCTACCTCTACCTGCCGTTCCAGTACGCGACGCTGATCCTGGCGGCCTACCTGATCACCGCGGACAACGTGAGCTGGCTCGGCATCGACGGCGGGCTGCACCTCGTCGACAAGATCGGCCTGGCGCTCACCGTCGGCATAATCGGCGGCATCGGCATCAACACCGCCCACGAACTCGGCCACAAGAAGGTCGATCTAGAACGCTGGCTGTCGCGGATCGCACTGGCCCAGTCCTGCTACGGCCATTTCTACATCGAGCACAACCGCGGCCATCACGTGCGCGTCGCGACGCCGGAGGATCCCGCGAGTTCCCGTGTCGGCGAATCGTTCTGGGCCTTCTGGCCGCGTACGGTGTGGGGCGGATTCCGCTCGTCCTGGCGGCTGGAGAAGATCCGGCTGGAGCGGCTCGGCAAGAAGCCGTGGAGTCCGCGGAACGAAGTGCTGAGCGCTTGGCTGATGTCGGTTGCGCTGTATGCGGTGCTGATCGCGGTGTTCGGGATCGGTCTGCTGCCGTACCTGATCCTGCAGGCGGTCGTCGGATTCAGCCTGCTGGAGGCGGTCAACTATCTGGAGCACTACGGTCTGGTCCGCCAGCGCACAGCGTCCGGCCGATACGAACGGCCCGCCCCGGTGCACAGCTGGAACAGCGACCACATCGTTACCAACATCTTCCTGTACCACCTGCAGCGGCACAGCGATCATCACGCGTACCCGACCCGGCGCTACCAGACCCTGCGCAGTTGGGATGGCGCGCCGAATCTGCCGAGCGGCTACGCCAGCATGATCCTGCTGGCCTACTTCCCGCCGCTGTGGCGGCGCGTAATGGACAAGCGCGTGCTCGCGCACTACGGCGGCGATATCACCCGCGCTAATATCCATCCGGCCAAGCGGGACAAGGTGATCGCCCGTTACGGAGCTGCGGGCTCGGGAGCGTAG
- a CDS encoding NUDIX hydrolase — translation MSASSLHASATELLESWCPAGGSDASLREAMLAFLGSAPRGCLREHAPGHITASAVVFSHDRREVLLTLHPRVGRWIQLGGHCEEGDETVAAAALREATEESGITELRMDPELYGAQAHPITCSLGVPTRHLDLLFRIVAPPGAVPIRSHESTDLRWWPIDALPANADVLLR, via the coding sequence GTGAGTGCGAGTTCGCTGCACGCGTCGGCAACGGAGCTGCTCGAATCCTGGTGTCCGGCAGGGGGTTCGGATGCGTCGCTGCGGGAGGCGATGTTGGCGTTCCTCGGGTCGGCGCCGCGGGGGTGTTTGCGTGAGCACGCCCCGGGGCATATCACCGCCTCGGCCGTCGTCTTCTCACACGACCGGCGCGAGGTGCTGCTGACGCTGCATCCGCGGGTCGGGCGCTGGATCCAACTCGGCGGGCACTGCGAGGAGGGCGACGAGACGGTGGCCGCCGCCGCGTTGCGCGAGGCGACCGAGGAGTCGGGCATCACCGAACTCCGGATGGATCCGGAGCTATACGGCGCGCAGGCGCATCCGATCACCTGCTCGCTCGGCGTCCCGACCCGGCACCTCGATCTGCTGTTCCGGATCGTGGCCCCGCCCGGTGCCGTCCCGATCCGCAGCCACGAATCCACCGACCTGCGCTGGTGGCCGATCGACGCCCTGCCCGCCAACGCCGACGTCTTGCTGCGCTGA
- a CDS encoding coenzyme F420-0:L-glutamate ligase — MNVQAPLTGPADHAAGELRILPITGLPEFRPGDDLAEHIAGCAPWLADGDILVVTSKIVAKVEGRIVEAPLDPAERDTARRALVEQEAVRVLARKGRTLITENKLGIVQAASGVDGSNVEQGELVLLPSDPDASAKALRTALAERLGVDVAVVITDTMGRAWRNGQTDTAIGSAGLRVLHDYAGAIDGQGNELQVTQVAVADELAAAADLVKGKLGGVPVAVVRGLPVTDDGSSAADLLRGGTDDLFWLGTAEAIERGRGEALLLRRSIRQFADTPVDPERIRAAVAKALTAPAPHHTRPVRFVWVRKSGLRAQLLEAMAEQWRADLTADGLDPERVERRIGRGRILFDAPEVIIPFCVPDGAHDYPDERRRGNERTMFTVAVGAAVQGLLVALATEGIGSCWIGSTIFAPEVTRDVLGLDADWNPLGAIAIGHPLEELTPRPVFGPGPGLVEL; from the coding sequence ATGAATGTGCAAGCGCCGTTGACAGGACCCGCCGATCACGCCGCGGGGGAATTGCGGATTCTGCCGATCACCGGACTACCGGAGTTCCGCCCGGGTGACGATCTCGCCGAGCACATCGCCGGGTGCGCGCCGTGGCTGGCCGACGGCGACATCCTGGTTGTCACGAGCAAGATCGTCGCGAAGGTCGAGGGGCGCATCGTCGAGGCGCCGCTGGATCCGGCGGAGCGCGATACCGCGCGCCGCGCGCTCGTCGAGCAGGAGGCGGTGCGCGTGCTCGCGCGCAAGGGCCGGACGCTGATCACCGAGAACAAGCTCGGCATCGTTCAGGCCGCCTCCGGGGTGGATGGCTCCAATGTCGAACAGGGTGAACTCGTGCTGCTGCCATCCGATCCGGATGCCAGCGCGAAGGCACTGCGTACCGCGCTCGCCGAGCGGCTCGGCGTAGACGTCGCGGTGGTCATCACCGACACCATGGGCCGGGCCTGGCGCAACGGTCAGACCGATACCGCCATCGGCAGTGCCGGCCTGCGGGTGTTACACGACTACGCGGGCGCTATCGATGGCCAGGGCAACGAACTGCAGGTCACCCAGGTGGCGGTGGCCGACGAACTCGCCGCCGCGGCGGATCTGGTGAAGGGCAAGCTCGGCGGCGTCCCGGTCGCGGTGGTGCGCGGGCTGCCGGTCACCGACGACGGGTCGAGTGCGGCGGATCTGCTGCGCGGGGGCACCGATGATCTGTTCTGGCTCGGCACCGCCGAGGCGATCGAACGGGGCCGCGGTGAGGCGCTGTTGCTGCGGCGTTCGATCCGGCAGTTCGCCGACACCCCGGTCGATCCCGAACGCATCCGGGCCGCGGTCGCCAAGGCGCTGACCGCACCCGCGCCGCATCACACCAGGCCGGTGCGGTTCGTCTGGGTCCGCAAGTCCGGGCTGCGCGCGCAGCTGTTGGAAGCGATGGCCGAACAATGGCGTGCCGATCTCACTGCGGACGGACTCGACCCGGAGCGGGTGGAGCGCCGAATCGGGCGCGGCCGAATTCTTTTCGACGCGCCAGAGGTGATCATCCCGTTCTGCGTGCCCGACGGTGCGCACGACTATCCGGACGAACGTCGGCGCGGCAATGAACGGACCATGTTCACCGTCGCGGTGGGCGCGGCCGTGCAGGGGCTGCTCGTCGCGTTGGCCACCGAGGGCATCGGCAGCTGCTGGATCGGATCGACCATCTTCGCTCCGGAGGTCACCCGCGATGTCCTCGGCCTCGACGCCGACTGGAACCCATTGGGCGCCATCGCGATCGGCCACCCGTTGGAAGAACTCACCCCCCGCCCGGTCTTCGGCCCGGGCCCCGGCCTGGTCGAGCTGTGA
- the cofD gene encoding 2-phospho-L-lactate transferase, which produces MTPQQADSTAASGPKIAVLVGGVGGARFLQGVRELLPDADVSAIVNVGDDVWMHGLRICPDLDTCMYTLGGGIDTERGWGRVGETWHAKEELAKYHAQPDWFGLGDRDIATHLVRTEMLRAGYPLSAVTEALCNRWQPGVKLIPATDDRCETHVVVSDPDNPGERRAIHFQEWWVRYRADIETHGFATIGADDAKPAPNVTQIISDADAVLLAPSNPVVSIGAILAVPGIRGALRTTEAKVIGISGVIDGKPLRGMADECLSVIGVETTAEAIGRHYGARSATGILDGWLIHSTDTADVPGVEVRSVPLLMTDPPTTAEMVREALDLAGVKP; this is translated from the coding sequence GTGACTCCACAACAAGCGGACAGCACAGCCGCCAGTGGGCCCAAGATCGCCGTCCTGGTGGGCGGGGTCGGTGGCGCACGCTTCCTTCAGGGCGTCCGGGAACTACTGCCCGATGCGGATGTTTCCGCCATCGTCAATGTCGGCGACGACGTCTGGATGCACGGCCTCCGAATCTGCCCCGACCTCGATACCTGCATGTACACCCTCGGCGGCGGGATTGATACCGAACGCGGCTGGGGCCGGGTCGGGGAAACCTGGCATGCCAAGGAGGAACTGGCCAAATACCATGCCCAGCCCGATTGGTTCGGGTTGGGGGATCGCGATATCGCCACCCACTTGGTTCGGACTGAAATGTTGCGTGCCGGGTACCCGCTCTCCGCGGTCACCGAGGCGTTGTGCAACCGGTGGCAGCCGGGCGTAAAACTGATCCCGGCTACCGATGATCGCTGTGAAACACATGTCGTTGTCAGCGACCCCGACAACCCTGGCGAACGCCGCGCGATCCATTTTCAAGAGTGGTGGGTTCGCTATCGCGCGGACATCGAGACGCACGGATTCGCCACAATTGGGGCAGACGACGCCAAACCGGCGCCAAATGTGACGCAGATCATATCCGACGCCGATGCCGTCCTACTGGCCCCGTCCAACCCGGTGGTGAGCATCGGCGCCATCCTCGCGGTGCCCGGTATTCGCGGCGCGCTGCGCACCACCGAAGCCAAGGTGATCGGGATTTCCGGCGTGATCGATGGGAAACCGTTGCGCGGTATGGCTGATGAATGCCTATCGGTGATCGGCGTCGAGACCACCGCCGAGGCGATCGGGCGGCACTACGGCGCGCGCTCGGCCACCGGGATCCTGGACGGCTGGCTGATCCACAGCACCGATACCGCGGATGTACCCGGCGTCGAGGTGCGTAGCGTGCCGTTGTTGATGACCGATCCGCCGACCACCGCCGAGATGGTGCGGGAGGCGTTGGACCTCGCCGGGGTGAAACCATGA
- a CDS encoding WhiB family transcriptional regulator yields the protein MFESIEEQWQERALCAQTDPEAFFPEKGGSTREAKRICMGCEVRDECLEYALAHDERFGIWGGLSERERRRLKRGIG from the coding sequence ATGTTCGAGTCGATCGAGGAGCAGTGGCAGGAACGTGCCCTGTGCGCACAGACCGATCCGGAGGCGTTCTTCCCCGAGAAGGGCGGCTCGACCCGTGAGGCCAAACGGATCTGCATGGGCTGCGAGGTACGCGACGAGTGCCTGGAATACGCACTCGCACACGATGAACGCTTCGGTATCTGGGGCGGCCTCTCCGAACGAGAGCGGCGCCGCCTGAAGCGCGGCATCGGCTAG
- a CDS encoding metallopeptidase family protein — MARSRNRRPPTARSVIRRGRGVRGPMLPPTVPAWRTRGQQFDRLVLEAFAPLDTRWHDRLTKLDIAVDDVPKIRPLHPDSVTWPDEVVADGPVPLSRLIPAGVDRHGVATRARVVLFRKPLELRAGDPDDLVDLLREVLVQQIATYLGVDPDLIDPEGA, encoded by the coding sequence ATGGCCCGTTCACGTAATCGTCGTCCACCGACCGCACGTTCGGTCATCCGCCGTGGGCGCGGGGTGCGTGGGCCGATGCTCCCACCCACTGTGCCCGCGTGGCGCACTCGTGGGCAGCAGTTCGACCGGTTGGTGCTGGAGGCGTTCGCACCACTGGACACCCGCTGGCACGATCGGCTCACCAAGCTCGATATCGCGGTCGACGATGTGCCGAAAATCCGTCCGCTGCACCCGGATTCGGTTACCTGGCCGGACGAGGTGGTGGCCGACGGACCGGTGCCCCTGTCGCGCCTCATCCCGGCCGGCGTCGACCGGCACGGCGTGGCCACTCGTGCGCGAGTCGTGTTGTTCCGCAAGCCACTCGAACTCCGCGCGGGCGATCCCGACGATCTCGTCGATCTGCTTCGCGAGGTACTGGTCCAGCAGATCGCCACCTATCTGGGCGTCGATCCGGACCTCATCGATCCCGAAGGCGCGTAA
- a CDS encoding DUF3499 domain-containing protein has translation MRRCCRPGCKNPAVATLTYVYSDSTAVVGPLATVAEPHSWDLCETHGSRITAPKGWEMVRHEGGFSSSTPDDDDLTALAEAVREAGLRRRPPEHDQRGYADYAPPPPRATRTGRRGHLRVLPDPPS, from the coding sequence ATGCGTCGTTGCTGCCGACCAGGTTGCAAGAATCCCGCTGTTGCGACGCTGACCTACGTGTACTCCGATTCGACCGCAGTCGTCGGACCACTGGCGACGGTGGCCGAACCGCATTCTTGGGATCTTTGCGAAACACATGGTTCCCGAATCACCGCGCCGAAGGGTTGGGAGATGGTTCGCCACGAGGGCGGATTCTCTTCCAGCACACCGGATGACGACGATCTGACGGCCCTGGCCGAAGCGGTCCGCGAGGCCGGATTGCGCCGCCGTCCCCCGGAGCACGACCAGCGTGGCTACGCCGATTACGCCCCGCCCCCGCCGCGTGCCACTCGCACCGGCCGCCGCGGACACCTTCGCGTACTCCCGGACCCGCCCAGCTGA
- a CDS encoding phosphomannomutase/phosphoglucomutase: MARSAEFVNAVIKAYDVRGVVGEQIDGEFVKDVGAAFARLMRAEGATRAVIGHDMRASSPELAVAFADGVLGQGLDVVHIGLASTDQLYFASGHLDCPGAMFTASHNPARYNGIKLCRAKALPVGQDTGLATIKDEVVNGVPAYDGAPGSTTEVDLLADYAKFLRGLVDLDEIRPLTVAVDAGNGMGGHTVPEVLGTVAKLTLVPLYFELDGTFPNHEANPLDPKNLVDLQDLVRKSGADIGLAFDGDADRCFVVDENGDPISPSAITALVAERELAKEPGAVIIHNLITSHAVPELVHELGGTPVRTRVGHSFIKQEMAATGAVFGGEHSAHYYFRDFWGADSGMLAALHVLAALGEKGPGEKDRPISELMSSYETYAASGEINSTVADAKERTMAVVQAFADRAISVDRLDGVTVQLADDAWFNLRASNTEPLLRLNVEARSAAEVDVLVTEILSVVRS; encoded by the coding sequence GTGGCCCGCTCTGCCGAATTCGTGAACGCGGTGATCAAGGCTTACGACGTTCGCGGTGTCGTCGGTGAACAGATCGACGGAGAATTCGTCAAGGATGTCGGCGCCGCGTTCGCGCGGTTGATGCGCGCCGAGGGCGCGACCCGCGCGGTTATCGGACACGATATGCGTGCGTCCTCACCGGAACTGGCCGTTGCGTTCGCCGACGGCGTGCTCGGTCAGGGTCTCGACGTGGTGCACATCGGACTCGCCTCGACCGATCAGCTGTACTTCGCCTCCGGTCACCTCGACTGCCCCGGCGCGATGTTCACCGCCAGCCACAATCCGGCCCGCTACAACGGCATCAAACTGTGCCGCGCGAAGGCCCTTCCGGTCGGCCAGGACACCGGCCTGGCGACCATCAAGGACGAGGTGGTCAACGGCGTCCCCGCCTACGACGGCGCACCGGGCAGCACCACCGAGGTCGATCTGCTGGCCGATTACGCGAAGTTCCTGCGCGGGCTGGTCGATCTCGATGAGATCCGCCCGCTCACCGTCGCGGTGGACGCGGGCAACGGCATGGGCGGGCACACCGTGCCCGAGGTGCTCGGCACCGTGGCGAAGCTGACCCTGGTGCCGCTGTACTTCGAGTTGGACGGCACGTTCCCCAATCACGAGGCCAATCCGCTCGATCCGAAGAATCTGGTCGATCTGCAGGACCTGGTCCGCAAGTCCGGCGCCGATATCGGCCTGGCCTTCGACGGCGACGCCGACCGCTGCTTCGTGGTGGACGAGAACGGCGACCCGATTTCGCCGTCGGCGATCACGGCGCTGGTCGCCGAGCGGGAACTGGCCAAGGAGCCGGGCGCGGTCATCATCCACAACCTGATCACCTCGCACGCGGTGCCCGAACTCGTGCACGAGCTCGGCGGCACCCCGGTGCGCACCCGGGTCGGGCATTCATTCATCAAGCAGGAGATGGCGGCCACCGGCGCGGTATTCGGCGGCGAGCACTCCGCGCACTACTACTTCCGCGATTTCTGGGGCGCCGATTCCGGCATGCTCGCGGCATTGCATGTGCTCGCCGCGCTGGGCGAGAAAGGTCCGGGCGAGAAGGATCGGCCGATCTCGGAGCTCATGTCGTCCTACGAAACGTATGCGGCCTCCGGAGAGATCAACTCAACCGTGGCGGACGCGAAGGAGCGGACGATGGCTGTAGTGCAAGCGTTCGCGGATCGAGCCATCTCGGTGGACCGCTTGGACGGGGTGACCGTGCAACTCGCCGACGACGCCTGGTTCAATCTGCGCGCGTCGAATACCGAACCGTTGCTGCGGCTGAACGTCGAGGCCCGGTCAGCGGCGGAAGTAGACGTACTCGTAACCGAGATCCTGAGCGTCGTCCGCTCCTGA
- a CDS encoding tobH protein, giving the protein MIAGTPVLDLDDAASLEAADVGGALRSAASGGAQVRATAAAVGEDALARLADLRPRSVVLVSGAGRAARAASLIVAALGDRAGLPVVPVAALPPWVGPLDVVLVAGDDAGDPRLIDAVDRAQRRGAEVVVAAPHEGPLRAAAAGRTSLLEPRIPVLDHNRLLRFLAACIAVLRIVDPSRSGAAVPDLTDLADVLDAEALRDGPHNEVFHNPAKTLAARMQQRGIVLAGDSPAASELAEHAAEVLLQSAGKVAAAVDLAEAVAANPRLVEAAGEPAPNFDPLFHDEELDGPVPVERIRVFVLSADLDQSAARRRLAVFGGAGTGLVDADLVTADVELLHSSLTDPAVPVQARVDESGAPVPGTLAHASELEQLAVLALRLEMAAAYLRLIGARGGAPQSTDQLDGGRY; this is encoded by the coding sequence ATGATCGCTGGAACACCGGTGCTCGACCTCGACGATGCCGCTTCACTCGAGGCGGCTGATGTCGGCGGCGCCCTGCGCTCCGCCGCATCCGGTGGCGCGCAGGTACGCGCGACCGCCGCAGCGGTCGGTGAGGACGCGCTCGCGCGCCTGGCCGATCTGCGACCACGCAGCGTGGTGCTGGTCTCCGGCGCAGGCCGGGCCGCACGCGCCGCCAGCCTGATCGTCGCCGCACTCGGCGATCGCGCGGGCCTACCTGTGGTCCCTGTCGCCGCCCTCCCGCCGTGGGTCGGTCCACTGGACGTTGTCCTGGTCGCCGGTGACGACGCCGGAGATCCGCGCTTGATCGACGCCGTCGACCGGGCCCAGCGCCGGGGCGCGGAGGTCGTGGTCGCGGCACCGCACGAGGGACCGCTGCGCGCGGCGGCGGCCGGGCGGACGTCGCTGCTGGAGCCGCGGATCCCGGTACTCGACCACAACCGGCTGCTGCGCTTCCTCGCGGCCTGCATCGCGGTGCTGCGCATCGTCGACCCGAGCCGCTCGGGCGCGGCGGTACCCGATCTGACGGACCTGGCCGATGTGCTCGACGCCGAGGCGTTGCGCGACGGTCCGCACAATGAGGTCTTCCACAATCCGGCCAAGACGCTGGCCGCGCGCATGCAGCAGCGCGGCATCGTGCTCGCCGGGGACTCCCCCGCCGCCAGCGAACTGGCCGAGCATGCGGCCGAGGTGCTGTTGCAGTCGGCGGGCAAGGTGGCCGCCGCGGTCGACCTGGCCGAGGCCGTCGCCGCCAATCCGCGCTTGGTCGAGGCCGCGGGCGAACCCGCGCCCAATTTCGATCCGCTGTTCCACGACGAGGAACTCGACGGACCCGTACCGGTCGAGCGCATCCGCGTCTTCGTGCTCAGCGCGGACCTGGATCAATCGGCCGCGCGCCGCAGACTGGCCGTCTTCGGCGGCGCCGGAACGGGTCTGGTCGACGCCGACCTGGTGACCGCGGACGTGGAGCTGCTACACAGCTCACTCACCGATCCAGCGGTTCCCGTGCAGGCCCGAGTCGACGAATCGGGCGCTCCGGTGCCCGGCACGCTCGCCCACGCCAGCGAACTCGAACAACTCGCGGTGCTCGCGCTGCGCTTGGAGATGGCCGCGGCCTATCTGCGGCTGATCGGCGCACGCGGCGGCGCGCCCCAGTCCACCGACCAGCTCGACGGGGGACGCTACTAG
- the manA gene encoding mannose-6-phosphate isomerase, class I: MHELVGALRSYAWGSRTALARLCGRPVPSAHPEAELWFGAHPADPAYVRLENSTRSLLELVAADPERELGTVALEFGGRLPFLLKILAAEEPLSLQAHPSSAQAHAGFERENRARVPLQSPMRNYRDENHKPELVVALDRFEALAGFREPRRTVELLRALDVPGLRSYADLLAAQPDSAGLRTLFTTWITLPQHVLAMLLPQVLDGCVRYLSSKGNRQFIAEARTTLELAEAYPGDAGVLAALLLNRLTLEPGQGLFLAAGNLHAYLRGLGVEIMANSDNVLRGGLTPKHVDVPELLRVLDFEPIELPVVLPEPAGDGSVRYRTPAPEFALRRFDLTAGSGQVPLTSAGPGIVLCTAGTARLLQGGTSLVLERGAAAWISAADSEIRAQAVDGDAQLFCACVGGTN; this comes from the coding sequence GTGCACGAACTCGTTGGTGCGCTGCGTTCCTATGCCTGGGGTTCACGCACCGCACTCGCTCGGCTGTGCGGCCGACCGGTTCCTTCCGCACATCCGGAGGCGGAGCTGTGGTTCGGCGCGCACCCCGCCGATCCGGCGTATGTCCGCCTCGAGAACAGCACCCGCTCCCTGCTGGAGCTGGTCGCGGCCGATCCGGAGCGCGAGCTCGGCACCGTCGCACTGGAATTCGGCGGTCGGCTGCCGTTCCTGTTGAAGATTCTCGCCGCCGAGGAACCGCTATCGCTGCAGGCGCATCCGAGTTCGGCGCAGGCGCATGCCGGATTCGAGCGGGAGAACCGCGCGCGGGTACCGCTCCAGTCGCCGATGCGCAACTACCGCGATGAGAACCACAAACCGGAGCTGGTGGTGGCGCTCGATCGGTTCGAGGCGCTGGCCGGATTCCGAGAGCCTCGGCGCACCGTCGAGCTGTTGCGCGCATTGGATGTGCCCGGCCTGCGCTCATATGCGGATCTGCTTGCCGCCCAACCTGATTCGGCCGGACTGCGAACCCTGTTCACGACCTGGATCACGCTGCCGCAGCATGTGCTCGCGATGCTACTACCCCAGGTGCTCGACGGTTGCGTGCGCTATCTGTCCAGCAAGGGCAACCGGCAGTTCATTGCCGAAGCGCGGACCACGCTCGAACTCGCCGAAGCCTATCCGGGCGACGCCGGGGTGCTGGCCGCGCTGCTGCTCAATCGGTTGACGCTGGAACCGGGACAGGGGCTGTTCCTCGCGGCGGGCAATTTGCACGCATATCTGCGCGGGCTCGGCGTGGAGATCATGGCCAACTCCGACAATGTGCTGCGCGGCGGTCTCACGCCCAAGCACGTCGATGTGCCGGAGTTGTTGCGGGTGCTGGATTTCGAGCCGATCGAGCTTCCGGTGGTGCTGCCGGAACCGGCGGGTGACGGATCGGTGCGGTATCGCACACCCGCGCCCGAGTTCGCGCTGCGGCGATTCGATCTGACCGCCGGATCCGGGCAGGTGCCACTGACCTCGGCCGGCCCCGGAATCGTGCTGTGCACGGCCGGGACGGCGCGGCTGCTGCAGGGCGGGACTTCGCTGGTGTTGGAACGCGGCGCGGCGGCATGGATATCGGCTGCCGACAGCGAGATTCGCGCGCAGGCGGTCGATGGGGATGCGCAGTTGTTCTGCGCGTGCGTCGGTGGAACCAACTGA